The Lynx canadensis isolate LIC74 chromosome D1, mLynCan4.pri.v2, whole genome shotgun sequence genome has a segment encoding these proteins:
- the BACE1 gene encoding beta-secretase 1 — protein MAQTLPWLLLWMSSGMLPAHCTQPGIRLPLRSGLGGAPLGLRLPRETDEEQEEPGRRGSFVEMVDNLRGKSGQGYYVEMTVGSPPQTLNILVDTGSSNFAVGASPHPFLHRYYQRQLSSTYRDLRKGVYVPYTQGKWEGELGTDLVSIPHGPNVTVRANIAAITESDKFFINGSNWEGILGLAYAEIARPDDSLEPFFDSLVKQTHVPNLFSLQLCGAGFPLNQSEVLASVGGSMIIGGIDHSLYTGSLWYTPIRREWYYEVIIVRVEINGQDLKMDCKEYNYDKSIVDSGTTNLRLPKKVFEAAVKSIKAASSTEKFPDGFWLGEQLVCWQAGTTPWNIFPVISLYLMGEVTNQSFRITILPQQYLRPVEDVATSQDDCYKFAISQSSTGTVMGAVIMEGFYVVFDRARKRIGFAVSACHVHDEFRTAAVEGPFVTPDMEDCGYNIPQTDESTLMTIAYVMAAICALFMLPLCLMVCQWRCLRCLRHQHDDFADDISLLK, from the exons ATGGCCCAAACACTGCCCTGGCTCCTGCTGTGGATGAGCTCGGGAATGCTGCCTGCCCACTGCACGCAGCCTGGCATCCGGCTGCCCCTGCGAAGCGGGCTAGGGGGGGCCCCCCTGGGGCTGCGGCTGCCCCGGGAGACCGACGAGGAACAAGAGGAGCCGGGCCGGAGGGGCAGCTTTGTGGAGATGGTGGACAACCTGAGGGGCAAGTCCGGTCAGGGCTACTACGTGGAGATGACCGTGGGCAGCCCCCCACAGACG CTCAACATCCTGGTGGACACGGGCAGCAGTAACTTTGCAGTGGGggcttccccccaccctttcctgCACCGCTACTACCAGAGGCAGCT GTCCAGCACGTACCGGGACCTCCGGAAGGGTGTGTATGTGCCCTACACCCAGGGCAAGTGGGAGGGAGAGCTGGGCACCGACCTGGTGAGCATCCCCCACGGCCCCAACGTCACTGTGCGTGCCAACATCGCTGCCATCACTGAATCAGACAAGTTCTTCATCAATGGCTCCAACTGGGAGGGCATCCTGGGGCTGGCCTATGCTGAAATTGCCAGG CCCGATGACTCCCTGGAGCCGTTCTTTGACTCCCTGGTAAAGCAGACCCACGTTCCCAACCTCTTCTCCCTGCAGCTCTGTGGTGCCGGCTTTCCCCTCAACCAGTCAGAAGTGCTGGCCTCAGTTGGAGGGAGCATG ATCATTGGGGGTATCGACCACTCACTGTACACGGGCAGCCTCTGGTACACACCCATCCGGCGGGAGTGGTACTACGAGGTGATCATTGTGCGGGTGGAGATCAACGGGCAGGATCTGAAGATGGACTGCAAGGAG TACAACTACGACAAGAGCATCGTGGACAGTGGCACCACCAACCTTCGTTTGCCCAAGAAGGTGTTTGAAGCCGCCGTTAAATCCATCAAGGCAGCCTCCTCG ACGGAGAAGTTTCCGGACGGGTTTTGGCTGGGGGAGCAGCTGGTGTGCTGGCAAGCAGGCACCACCCCTTGGAACATTTTCCCAGTCATCTCCCTCTACCTAATGGGTGAGGTCACCAATCAGTCCTTCCGCATCACCATCCTTCCACAG CAATACCTGCGGCCAGTGGAAGACGTGGCCACGTCCCAAGATGACTGCTACAAGTTCGCCATCTCACAGTCCTCCACGGGCACGGTTATGGGAGCTGTGATCATGGAGGGCTTCTACGTGGTCTTTGATCGGGCCCGGAAACGAATCGGCTTTGCTGTCAGTGCTTGTCACG TGCATGATGAGTTCAGGACAGCAGCAGTGGAAGGCCCATTCGTCACCCCAGACATGGAAGACTGTGGCTACAACATCCCACAGACAGATGAATCAACCCTCATGACCATAGCCTACGTCATGGCTGCCATCTGCGCCCTCTTCATGCTGCCACTGTGCCTCATGGTGTGCCAGTGGCGCTGCCTCCGCTGCCTGCGCCATCAACATGATGACTTTGCGGACGACATCTCCCTGTTGAAGTGA